One stretch of Miscanthus floridulus cultivar M001 chromosome 18, ASM1932011v1, whole genome shotgun sequence DNA includes these proteins:
- the LOC136523619 gene encoding uncharacterized protein, which produces MVEIMATSFEDGGGMVGPTGGIRGGVGLGGVGTPDPVGLAADAEAAGSGEGGSMAGLEPAPDLTGALGVRRGGEGKGEVGVRGAGVRVAAGTGSGGGGEEAVRAGLRFAILDR; this is translated from the coding sequence ATGGTGGAGATCATGGCAACGAGCTTCGAGGACGGCGGCGGCATGGTGGGTCCCACCGGTGGCATAAGGGGCGGGGTTGGGCTCGGAGGAGTCGGCACGCCAGATCCTGTGGGGTTGGCGGCGGACGCCGAGGCGGCAGGGTCCGGTGAAGGTGGCAGCATGGCCGGCCTAGAGCCAGCGCCAGATCTCACGGGGGCCTTGGGGGttaggagaggaggggaggggaaggGGGAGGTAGGGGTGCGGGGTGCCGGCGTTAGGGTGGCGGCCGGCACCGGTagcggtggtggcggcgaggAGGCCGTCAGGGCGGGACTAAGGTTCGCCATCTTGGATCGATAG